One stretch of Emys orbicularis isolate rEmyOrb1 chromosome 7, rEmyOrb1.hap1, whole genome shotgun sequence DNA includes these proteins:
- the NSMCE4A gene encoding non-structural maintenance of chromosomes element 4 homolog A codes for MSEDAGSGSNSLQGRGLDSGCRQPFASTSRNGAVPEHQQRRLAGGQGRQRPLEAANEGGDGEEEESEEEPGQGSERAEPDGNHTDRRMLRHQYRQLINRVQQNREDMLSSKSNSLTDALQEANKLFSGVSQAREAALDAQFLVLASNLGKEKANELHSEMTVFDSPAFAEDLLTFMGLNRLEGEENDSDDESIASGFLPNNAWHKLGAEAERYFRRSPSFHYMLGSFKADPPVPRQRIERQKRKAGTEEKRAMPAQLKKMEESHQEATEKEVERILGLLQTYFKDDPNIPISFFDFVIDPSSFARTVENIFHVSFIIRDGFARIKLDQDKLPVIEPSHEEEGRENDQNAQVRNQAVISLSHQDWKDIVETFEITEPMIPPPGISQENES; via the exons ATGTCTGAAGATGCTGGAAGCGGCAGCAactccctgcagggcaggggcctggactcagGCTGCCGTCAGCCTTTCGCATCCACCTCTCGCAATGGGGCCGTGCCCGAGCACCAGCAGCGCAGGTTGGCGGGTGGCCAAGGCCGTCAGCGCCCCCTGGAGGCTGCGAACGAAGGGGGtgatggggaggaagaggagtcgGAAGAGGAGCCCGGGCAGGGCAGCGAGAGAGCCGAGCCTGATGGGAACCACACGGACAGGAGGATGCTCCGGCACCAATATCGTCAGCTCATCAACAGAGTACAGC aGAATCGTGAGGATATGCTGAGTTCAAAAAGCAATAGTTTGACAGATGCACTACAAGAAGCCAATAAATTGTTCAGTGGAG TTTCCCAGGCAAGGGAGGCTGCCCTGGATGCCCAGTTCCTTGTTTTGGCATCAAATCTAGGAAAGGAGAAAGCAAATGAGTTACACTCTGAAATGACAGTATTTGACTCGCCAGCATTTGCTGAAGATTTA CTAACATTTATGGGCCTAAATCGTCTAGAAGGAGAAGAAAATGATAGCGATGATGAGAGCATTGCTAGTGGATTTTTACCTAATAATGCCTGGCATAAACTGGGAGCAGAAGCAGAAAGATATTTCAGAAGATCTCCTTCTTTTCACTACAT GTTGGGATCTTTCAAGGCTGATCCTCCTGTACCAAGGCAACGGATTGAGAGGCAGAAAAGGAAAGCAGGAACAGAAGAAAAAAGGGCAATGCCTGCTCAG ttGAAGAAAATGGAGGAATCTCATCAGGAAGCCACAGAAAAAGAAGTAGAGAGGATCTTGGGATTGTTACAGACCTATTTTAAAGACGATC CCAATATAcctatttccttctttgattTTGTGATTGATCCAAGTTCTTTTGCACGCACTGTGGAAAACATCTTTCATGTGTCCTTCATTATAAGG GATGGCTTTGCAAGAATAAAGCTGGATCAGGACAAACTGCCAGTAATAG AGCCTTCACATGAAGAGGAAGGTAGAGAAAATGACCAGAATGCCCAAGTACGGAACCAAGCAGTCATATCTTTGAGCCATCAAGACTGGAAG GACATTGTAGAAACTTTTGAAATCACAGAACCTATGATTCCCCCTCCTGGTATCAGCCAAGAAAATGAAA GTTAG